One window of the Triticum dicoccoides isolate Atlit2015 ecotype Zavitan chromosome 3B, WEW_v2.0, whole genome shotgun sequence genome contains the following:
- the LOC119275375 gene encoding uncharacterized protein LOC119275375, with protein MATDRRIQPARSGGGGGSSPGGGGVEPGLGRRLLHVLRAVYHMLRRGLCRKRLMMDLHLLLGRGKLAGRQFRDLLAHQPLAGGHRFGAAAAAGASPSALSMYQHDPRDVEFSCETTPVYEQAVFPFKIGRGRGRGRNYGGLDAATVAAAFEMMNAHAAAGNSGGDTPGVSRATPSPMLALSLGRCPAGARQLRVTDSPFPVEPEGVDERVDAEADSFIKRFYEQLRMQQSTTPDNCTRRRG; from the coding sequence ATGGCGACCGACAGGAGGATCCAGCCGGCCCGCAGCGGCGGGGGAGGCGGGTCGTCGCCCGGAGGGGGAGGCGTGGAGCCCGGGCTCGGGAGGCGCCTGCTCCACGTGCTGCGCGCCGTCTACCACATGCTGCGCCGTGGCCTCTGCCGCAAGCGCCTCATGATGGACCTCCACCTGCTGCTCGGCCGCGGCAAGCTCGCCGGCAGGCAGTTCCGGGACCTCCTCGCGCACCAGCCGCTCGCCGGGGGCCACCGCTTCGGCGCCGCGGCCGCGGCCGGCGCCTCCCCGTCCGCGCTCTCGATGTACCAGCACGACCCCAGGGACGTCGAGTTCAGCTGCGAGACCACGCCGGTGTACGAGCAGGCGGTCTTCCCCTTCAAGATCGGCCGCGGCCGCGGCCGGGGCAGGAACTACGGCGGGCTGGACGCTGCCACAGTGGCGGCCGCCTTCGAGATGATGAACGCGCACGCTGCCGCCGGGAACTCGGGCGGGGACACGCCGGGGGTGTCCCGCGCCACGCCGTCGCCCATGCTGGCGCTCAGCTTGGGGCGCTGCCCGGCCGGGGCGCGCCAGCTGCGCGTCACCGACTCGCCGTTCCCCGTCGAGCCGGAGGGCGTCGACGAGCGCGTGGACGCCGAGGCCGACAGCTTCATCAAGAGGTTCTACGAGCAGCTCCGGATGCAGCAGTCGACCACGCCGGACAACTGCACCCGCCGCCGTGGCTAG